A single genomic interval of Babylonia areolata isolate BAREFJ2019XMU chromosome 26, ASM4173473v1, whole genome shotgun sequence harbors:
- the LOC143300149 gene encoding dynein light chain roadblock-type 2-like produces the protein MSEVDEILKRIQSHKGVIGTIVINTDGIPIRTNLDNSTTVQYAGLLCSLTQKARNSVRDLDPTNDLTFLRIRSKKNEIMCAPCNEYLLVVIQTTDSTQ, from the exons ATGAGT GAGGTTGACGAAATTCTGAAAAGAATCCAAAGCCACAAAGGTGTTATTGGCACCATCGTCATAAATACTGATG GCATTCCCATCCGTACCAATCTGGACAACTCGACGACAGTGCAGTATGCAGGCTTGCTGTGCAGCCTGACGCAAAAGGCACGCAACTCAGTCCGGGATCTGGATCCCACCAACGACCTCACTTTCCTCCGCATTCGCTCCAAAAAGAATGAGATCATGTGTGCTCCCT GTAACGAGTACTTGTTGGTGGTCATACAGACCACAGACAGCACTCAGTAG